Genomic segment of Halostella limicola:
CGGTGAGCAGGACGGCCTGCTCGCGAAGGTCGCGGCGTTCGAGCTTGTCGAGCGTGTCGGCGTAGGTGTGGCCCCAGCCGCGGCCCTCGTCTCCGGTCTTGCTCATGACGTGATAGCCGGGGACGCCCCACTTGACGTACGGCCAGTGGTCGCTGTGAGGGCCGAGTTCCGGGATGGTCTCGACGGGGTGGCCGTACCGGTCGGCGACCGACTCGGCCGCGTCGGTCAGCGCGTCGAAGCCGTGCGTGTAGAACGAGAGCGTCCGCCCGCGGACGACGCCGTCGAAGTTCAGGACCGTGCGGACCCGGTCGAGGTCGGCGCCCTCAGCCGCGTGCTCGGAGCCGACGAGGCCCACCTCCTCCGCGCCGAACGCGACGAAGCGCACGCGCGTGTCGAGTTCGTCCTCGCGCTCGGCGAGCGCGCGGGCCACCTCGACGACCATGGCTGTTCCCGCACCGTTGTCCATAGCTCCCTCGGCGATGTCGTGTGCGTCGACGTGGCTCGTGACGAGCACGGCGTCGTCGGTGTCAGGACCGAGTTCCGCGCGGACGTTCTGACTCGTCGCCTCGTGGAGGTCGGCCTCGACCTCGACGGTCACCTCGTCGCCGTCGAAGCGGCGGGCGAGGCGCGCGCCGACCTCCTTCGAGACGCCGACCGCCGGGATCTCGCCGATGGGGTCGTCAGCCGTGCCGACGCTTCCGGTCGGCGGGAGACACCCCTCGACGTGGTTGCGGTAGACGAACGCCGCCGCGCCGCCCTCGACCGCATGGTAGTACTTCTCACGGCGGTGGACGTAGCGCTCGTAGTAGTCGGGGGCGTCGCTGCGGGCCATCACGACCTTCCCCTCGACGTCGCGCTCCTCGAAGTCCTCCGGGAGCCCGTGGCCCAGGTCGACCAGTTCGGCCGTCGCCTCGCCCGCGGGGCTGCGCGGCAGGGCGATGCACTCCTGTCCCGTCCCCGCCGCTCGGACGGCGCTGTCGCCGCGGGTCCACCCCTGGATGTCGTACTCGTCCAGACGGGCGTCGCGAGCGCCCGCGCGCTCCAGGGCGTCGCGGGTCGCCTCGGCGGCCCGGCGCTCGCCCTCGCTCCCGGCCATCCGGTTCCCGACGTCGACGAGCGTTTCGAGGTGGCCCCATCCGAAGTCGCTGGTGAACGTGTCACCGATCCACTCGGTCATGGCCGTTCCTGCACGGGGATTACGCCTAAGCGTTTCGTCTCGAACGACGATCCGTCAGGAACGCGGTGCTGTTGGGGAAACTGATCGAAGGATCGTAGTGTAGATACTAAAATGAGAGAAGAGATCGTAGTCTCAAGGCAAATTTTGCGATCATTTATTACCGGGCGCGGCGTGTTTCCGATAGAACGTTAGTGATAGATATGGCGATAGGGACCGACGACATGGTACGCGTGCTGGGCACCGACGCTGACGATACGGGCGCGACGGGGGCGGACCTGTCGGCCGACACGGCGCGGGAGCTCTACCGGACGCAGGTGCTCGCCCGGACCTTCGACGAGAAGGCGATCAGCCTCCACCGGCAGGGACGGATCGGGACGTACGCGCCGATGCGCGGCCAGGAGGCGTCCCAGGTCGGCGCGGCGGCCGCGCTCGCCGAGACGGACTACTGCTTCCCGACGTACCGCGACCACGCCATGTACCTCCAGCGCGGCACGGACCTGGCAGACGTGCTCCGGCACCTGCTCGGCCAGGGCAACTACGTCGACCACCGGGACGACGACGTCCGGACGTTCCCGCCGACCATCCCTATCGCCACGCAGCTGCCCCACGCCGTCGGCGTCGGGATGGCGGCCGACTACCGCGGCGACGACGTCGCCGCGCTGGCGAGCTTCGGCGACGGCGCGACCAGCGAGGGCGACTTCCACGAGGCGCTGAACTTCGCCGGCGTGTTCGACGCGCCGGCGGTCTTCTTCTGTCAGAACAACGGCTACGCCATCAGCGTCCCGACCGAGCGCCAGACGGCCTCGGCGACCATCGCCCAGAAGGCCGACGCCTACGGGTTCGACGGCGTTCGCGTCGACGGTAACGACGTCGTCGCCGTCTACGAGGTGGTGAGCGAAGCGCTGGAGCGCGCTCGGAACGGGGGCGGGCCGACGCTCGTCGAGGCGGTCACGTACCGCCGCGGTCCGCACACGACGACCGACGACCCCTCGAAGTACCGCGACGACGACGGCGGCGACGTCCCGGCCTGCGCGGAGAAAGACCCCCTCGACCGCACGCGGGAGTACCTCGAAGAGACCCACGGCTGGAGCGAGGCGGACGAGACGGCGCTCCGCGAGGCCGCCGAGCGAGAGGTACAGCGAGCGGTGGAAACCGCGGAGGAGCGGCCGGCGCCGGACGTCGACGAGATGTTCGACAACGTGTTCGCCGACCCGCCGGCGCGGTTCGACCGCCAGCGCGACCGGGTCGTCGAGAGCCCGGAGGTCGACCGCTAGATCGTACCGTTCGTCTTCAGTCCGTTGACGATGTCGTCGACGAGTTCGTCGGCGGTGGCGTAGGGGAAGTCCCTGATACCGGAGAGCTTCGTCGACAGTTCCATCGCGGTAAAGCTCACCCCGTCGGCCTCGAACCGAGTACTCGGACCGTTCGGGAGGGCCGGAACGAGGTCCATCTGGTTGGCGACCGGGTAGTCGGCGTCCTTCAGCGCGTCGGTGAGCTGTTCACGCAGTTCCGATTCTGGATCCGCCATGTGCGATACATTCACACACGCCTGCATAAGGTTTCGGGCGTCCCGCGTCGCCCTCACTGCGTACGGTTTTCGCTACCCCGCGCACGCGACGGCGACACCGCGACGAACCTCCCGGCAAAAACCAAAGTATTCAGTACGGGTCGCCCCCTAGTGGCGGGTATGTCAACTGACGAGACGAACGCGGCGGTGTCCCGTCGGGGGTTCCTCAAGGCTGGCGCGGGAGCAACCGCGGCCGCGGCCGGGACCGGGACAGCGGCGGCGCAGGAGGAGGGGAACGAGTCCGACGGCGGTAATCAGTCCGAAGGCGGTGGCGGCGGTGGCGGCGGCACCGAGACCGTCGCCGTCATCGACAACGAGTTCGATCCCGCCGAACTGTACGTCGCGCCCGGGACGACCGTCGTGTGGGAGTGGGAGGGCGACGGCCACAACGTCGTCGTCGACAGCCAGCCCGACGACGCGAACTGGGAGGGCCACGAACCCATCGAGAACTCCGGGTTCACCTACGAGCACACCTTCGAGACGCTCGGCGAGTACGCCTACTACTGCT
This window contains:
- a CDS encoding M28 family peptidase, with amino-acid sequence MTEWIGDTFTSDFGWGHLETLVDVGNRMAGSEGERRAAEATRDALERAGARDARLDEYDIQGWTRGDSAVRAAGTGQECIALPRSPAGEATAELVDLGHGLPEDFEERDVEGKVVMARSDAPDYYERYVHRREKYYHAVEGGAAAFVYRNHVEGCLPPTGSVGTADDPIGEIPAVGVSKEVGARLARRFDGDEVTVEVEADLHEATSQNVRAELGPDTDDAVLVTSHVDAHDIAEGAMDNGAGTAMVVEVARALAEREDELDTRVRFVAFGAEEVGLVGSEHAAEGADLDRVRTVLNFDGVVRGRTLSFYTHGFDALTDAAESVADRYGHPVETIPELGPHSDHWPYVKWGVPGYHVMSKTGDEGRGWGHTYADTLDKLERRDLREQAVLLTDLAVELADESFDAEPKTPDQIASALEEQDLAEGMKITGDWPYDD
- the pdhA gene encoding pyruvate dehydrogenase (acetyl-transferring) E1 component subunit alpha; translation: MVRVLGTDADDTGATGADLSADTARELYRTQVLARTFDEKAISLHRQGRIGTYAPMRGQEASQVGAAAALAETDYCFPTYRDHAMYLQRGTDLADVLRHLLGQGNYVDHRDDDVRTFPPTIPIATQLPHAVGVGMAADYRGDDVAALASFGDGATSEGDFHEALNFAGVFDAPAVFFCQNNGYAISVPTERQTASATIAQKADAYGFDGVRVDGNDVVAVYEVVSEALERARNGGGPTLVEAVTYRRGPHTTTDDPSKYRDDDGGDVPACAEKDPLDRTREYLEETHGWSEADETALREAAEREVQRAVETAEERPAPDVDEMFDNVFADPPARFDRQRDRVVESPEVDR
- a CDS encoding MTH865 family protein; this translates as MADPESELREQLTDALKDADYPVANQMDLVPALPNGPSTRFEADGVSFTAMELSTKLSGIRDFPYATADELVDDIVNGLKTNGTI
- a CDS encoding plastocyanin/azurin family copper-binding protein, translated to MSTDETNAAVSRRGFLKAGAGATAAAAGTGTAAAQEEGNESDGGNQSEGGGGGGGGTETVAVIDNEFDPAELYVAPGTTVVWEWEGDGHNVVVDSQPDDANWEGHEPIENSGFTYEHTFETLGEYAYYCSPHQSLGMEGTIIVNEQGQEPGGGGGGGPSLPDSALTMGIATMAALVSTLGLAFFFIKYGGDYDTPEQ